One genomic segment of Impatiens glandulifera chromosome 6, dImpGla2.1, whole genome shotgun sequence includes these proteins:
- the LOC124942024 gene encoding protein NRT1/ PTR FAMILY 4.3-like → MDMESNTKNHEQLKGGENITVDWRGRSSHPLNHGGTRASIFVLGLQTFEIMGIAAVGNNLITYVINEMHFSLSKSANVVTNFIGTIFILALLGGYLSDSYLGCFWTMLIFGFLELSGFILLSVQAHLPQLKPAKCNMLTNGDLCEEAKGLKALIFFVALYLVALGSGCVKPNMVAHGADQFNKDDPKQSKKLSSYFNAAYFAFSIGELIALTVLVWVQTHSGMDVGFGVSAAAMAMGLISLVCGTLLYRNKPPRGSILTPIAQVFVAAFRKRKQMCPTNPQMLHESQTKMPSCHYTERFRFLDKACIRNQEENGWSLCTVNQVEQVKILISVIPIFSCTIIFNTILAQLQTFSVQQGSSMNTQLTKSFHIPPASLQSIPYMMLIFLVPLYDTFVVPFARKFTGQDSGISPLLRIGLGLFVATFSMVSAALMENKRRNEALNNGNIISIFWITPQFLIFGISEMFTAVGLIEFFYKQNLKGMQSFLTALTYCSYAFGFFLSSVLVSLVNKITSSSTGGGWLSDNDLNKDRLDLFYWLLAVLSFLNFFNYLFWARWYSRNLCGTSDASSSSDFGSEGMVNNNHFNPSKYDGDVNDSTP, encoded by the exons ATGGACATGGAGAGTAATACTAAAAATCACGAGCAACTGAAAGGAGGAGAAAACATAACCGTTGATTGGAGAGGTCGATCTTCTCACCCTCTCAATCATGGCGGAACAAGAGCTTCAATCTTTGTTCTCG GGCTTCAAACATTTGAGATAATGGGGATAGCTGCGGTTGGGAACAATTTGATAACATATGTGATAAATGAGATGCATTTCTCATTGTCGAAATCGGCAAATGTTGTCACAAATTTTATTGGCACCATCTTCATTCTTGCTTTACTTGGTGGTTATCTTTCTGATTCTTATCTTGGATGCTTTTGGACCATGCTTATCTTTGGCTTTCTCGAGCTCTCC GGTTTCATTTTATTATCAGTCCAAGCTCATCTCCCTCAATTGAAGCCAGCAAAATGCAACATGTTAACAAATGGAGATCTTTGTGAAGAAGCAAAAGGCTTGAAAGCCTTAATATTCTTTGTGGCACTCTATTTAGTAGCACTTGGAAGTGGATGTGTTAAACCTAATATGGTTGCTCATGGTGCTGACCAATTCAATAAAGACGACCCCAAACAATCCAAAAAGCTCTCTTCCTACTTCAATGCCGCATATTTCGCCTTCTCAATCGGAGAACTCATAGCCCTAACCGTCCTTGTTTGGGTCCAAACCCATTCCGGTATGGATGTAGGTTTTGGGGTTTCGGCTGCAGCCATGGCTATGGGTTTGATTAGTTTGGTTTGTGGGACTCTTCTTTATAGAAACAAGCCTCCTCGAGGAAGCATTTTAACACCAATTGCTCAA gtttttgTGGCCGCTTTTCGAAAGAGAAAGCAAATGTGCCCAACTAATCCACAAATGCTTCATGAAAGTCAAACCAAAATGCCAAGTTGCCACTATACTGAAAGATTCAG gTTCTTGGACAAGGCTTGTATAAGAAATCAAGAAGAAAACGGTTGGAGTTTATGCACGGTGAATCAAGTCGAACAAGTGAAGATTCTTATATCGGTCATTCCAATATTTTCGTGTACGATAATTTTCAATACAATCTTGGCACAACTCCAAACATTCTCGGTTCAACAAGGAAGTTCGATGAACACGCAACTCACCAAGTCCTTTCACATACCCCCGGCTTCGCTCCAATCCATCCCTTATATGATGCTCATCTTCTTGGTTCCTCTTTACGATACTTTTGTTGTTCCTTTCGCTAGAAAGTTCACCGGCCAAGACTCGGGTATCAGTCCCTTGCTCAGGATCGGTTTAGGTTTGTTCGTCGCGACCTTTTCCATGGTCTCCGCGGCTCTAATGGAGAACAAGAGAAGGAATGAGGCTTTGAATAACGGAAACATAATATCCATATTTTGGATCACACCTCAATTCTTGATTTTTGGGATATCCGAGATGTTTACCGCGGTTGGACTCATTGAATTCTTCTACAAACAAAACCTAAAAGGAATGCAATCTTTTCTAACGGCCTTGACTTATTGTTCGTATGCTTTTGGCTTCTTTTTAAGCTCTGTCTTGGTTTCTCTTGTGAACAAGATTACCTCTAGCTCGACCGGTGGAGGTTGGTTGAGCGATAATGATCTCAACAAGGACCGGTTGGATTTGTTCTATTGGTTGCTAGCGGTTCTAAGTTTTCTTAACTTCTTCAACTACCTTTTTTGGGCAAGATGGTATTCGCGAAATCTTTGTGGAACGTCAGATGCATCGTCCTCGTCTGATTTTGGTTCGGAGGGTATGGTAAACAATAACCATTTCAACCCATCAAAATATGATGGAGATGTTAATGATTCTACACCATGA